One genomic region from Deltaproteobacteria bacterium encodes:
- the ccsA gene encoding cytochrome c biogenesis protein CcsA, with amino-acid sequence MSLEIGLLWAGTIALALGSLAGWAALIWGGKRPGQVVLSTAALGLALLGLSIVLRWVRVGHGPYINVLEVLSSSVWVGVAILVALLWRRESLRLAAGPVLGLSVLLLGWGVLSSPEVEPLPATFESVWLMIHIGFAKVAYGSILVASAVAFAYLVRERRGRGAQDPELGAALAGLDDLGYRLVAFGFIAVTFMVAAGALWAQEAWGRYWDWDPIETWALATWIAYGLFLHVRITWRVKGKASAWAILFLLGLSVFAFFVISRVAATVHTEFMVD; translated from the coding sequence GTGAGCCTCGAGATCGGTCTGCTCTGGGCAGGGACCATCGCCCTGGCCCTCGGCTCCCTCGCCGGCTGGGCCGCCCTGATCTGGGGGGGCAAGCGCCCCGGCCAGGTGGTGCTCTCGACCGCCGCGCTGGGCCTCGCGCTCCTCGGCCTCTCCATCGTCCTGCGCTGGGTGAGGGTCGGCCACGGCCCCTACATCAACGTCCTGGAGGTGCTCTCCTCCAGCGTCTGGGTGGGGGTGGCGATCCTGGTCGCGCTGCTCTGGCGCCGAGAGTCGCTGCGCCTGGCCGCCGGGCCGGTGCTCGGCCTCTCGGTCCTGCTGCTGGGCTGGGGCGTGCTCTCGAGCCCCGAGGTCGAGCCTCTGCCGGCCACCTTCGAGAGCGTCTGGCTGATGATCCACATCGGCTTCGCCAAGGTCGCCTACGGATCGATCCTGGTCGCGTCGGCGGTGGCCTTCGCGTACCTCGTGCGTGAACGCCGCGGCCGCGGCGCGCAGGATCCCGAGCTCGGTGCGGCGCTCGCCGGCCTCGACGACCTGGGCTACCGGCTCGTCGCCTTCGGCTTCATCGCCGTGACCTTCATGGTCGCCGCGGGCGCCCTCTGGGCCCAGGAGGCCTGGGGGCGCTACTGGGACTGGGACCCCATCGAGACCTGGGCCCTGGCGACCTGGATCGCCTACGGCCTCTTCCTCCACGTCCGGATCACCTGGCGGGTGAAGGGCAAGGCCTCCGCCTGGGCTATCCTCTTCCTCCTCGGCCTCTCCGTCTTCGCCTTCTTCGTCATCTCCCGGGTGGCGGCGACGGTCCACACCGAGTTCATGGTGGACTGA
- a CDS encoding cytochrome c biogenesis protein ResB, translated as MRAARAGRGWRRGLAGLASLRLTAGLLLVLMVILVLGAQELVESEWPRVALLFALALNLVATVARRWKGFLRKPGLLGFHLALIGLCGVAGAGRLVHQECELLLIEGQERGLAATVRSRGPLAPGWLQEAGVRLERYQVEYHRSGTQLAAEARLQVNEEGGAVRSIVLRPGQGVSVSGVRYSLWPNAGFAALFSLTTPSGARSQGAITFPEYRRKPLEQVQVLNLPGGSGAISAELELPDLRGEGERWRLEAPPEARVALILPGATEPWRLAVGQALELPLGTLRLEALPTYARLSAPYDPVWPVVVTLLAALPFFLLWHYLWTMRGRKKGRSPA; from the coding sequence ATGAGGGCCGCTCGGGCGGGGCGTGGGTGGCGTCGGGGCCTCGCGGGCCTGGCCTCGCTCCGGCTCACGGCCGGGCTGCTGCTCGTCCTCATGGTCATCCTCGTCCTTGGCGCCCAGGAGCTCGTCGAGAGCGAGTGGCCCAGGGTTGCCCTGCTCTTCGCCCTGGCCCTCAACCTCGTGGCCACGGTGGCGCGGCGCTGGAAGGGCTTCCTGCGCAAGCCCGGCCTCCTGGGCTTCCACCTGGCCCTCATCGGACTCTGCGGCGTGGCCGGCGCCGGACGCCTCGTCCATCAGGAGTGCGAGCTCCTCCTCATCGAGGGGCAAGAGCGGGGTCTGGCCGCCACCGTGCGGAGCCGGGGGCCCCTGGCGCCCGGCTGGCTCCAGGAGGCGGGGGTGCGCCTCGAGCGCTACCAGGTCGAGTACCACCGCAGCGGCACTCAGCTCGCGGCCGAGGCCCGGCTGCAGGTGAACGAGGAGGGTGGGGCGGTCCGCTCCATCGTCCTGCGACCGGGGCAGGGGGTGAGCGTGAGCGGGGTGCGCTACTCCCTCTGGCCCAACGCCGGCTTCGCCGCCCTCTTCTCCCTGACCACGCCCTCGGGCGCTCGCAGCCAGGGGGCGATCACCTTCCCCGAGTACCGGAGAAAACCCCTCGAGCAGGTGCAGGTGCTGAACCTGCCGGGAGGAAGCGGCGCCATCTCCGCCGAGCTCGAGCTGCCCGACCTGCGGGGCGAGGGGGAGCGGTGGCGGCTCGAGGCCCCCCCCGAGGCTCGCGTCGCGCTGATCCTCCCCGGTGCGACCGAGCCCTGGCGGCTGGCGGTGGGGCAGGCGCTCGAGCTGCCTCTGGGCACCCTGCGCCTCGAGGCGCTGCCCACCTACGCCCGCCTCTCGGCCCCCTACGATCCGGTCTGGCCGGTGGTGGTGACCCTGCTCGCAGCCTTGCCCTTCTTCCTCCTCTGGCACTACCTCTGGACGATGCGCGGAAGGAAGAAGGGAAGGAGCCCGGCGTGA
- a CDS encoding cytochrome c3 family protein has protein sequence MDALQLSTAPAPLGADIELTCRAHDPDGQVTRVRFEVSAGTLPGGVTTLDLDLVPPSPHTATTVVWTAPAAATPAVTVACSVFDSGGFLPTPLQSVVFARSVAVADVQPVVVTEIQVAPTLIRPGQTSELLAITSAPVGSTLSHVWSASAGTITGEADADPERVTWTAPVVLGAQEVTVVVSDTLGVTSERTVEVEVASAIFGASLPVPAGSITFFPNRIIDVPTGGVWASDPRRRQIVRYTESGALAAVLAARGVPTGLVPTSDGGVWVADSEGGWLYRLDASGGVVQAAGQGAGELSGALDLVGLPGGDLLALESTPPRVSRYASSGLRLWRRLLPSGYRPIAAGVDQTNGHVWLSETRYSVLLEVDDQGFVLGTFGVQGSNPGELVRPAGNLRQADGERLIVDAFQSVLVDFASDGTFLGTIGGHGHVSGLLHSPQDVAVGPSGRIWIADAGNGRVVTYLPPTGVQPILCAGDADCDGLPDGWEVLNGTDPNDARDAWADPDGDGLANLDEYFNGTDPFDPDGDGDGVPDGQELHAGRNPNDASDQLPWVSVEPVVTTPPRYLRLQPTSLGDPTNEPLTLLWRQIDGPEPVELLEERKDHVALRRAGIYHFGLTVSDASATLPEVVTEIEVMNLPPSPDLRPIVDAMVGEAVTLSAAFSHDANGDPLSFRWSQLGGPAVALNDPRIAEVTLTPAINGTYVFEVEVTDADGLSATGRTTLRVDGPGARLPTAVAPERIAALVGEEVILDGSGSVDPDGDVLALNWDQLEGPVVSLQRPTPGVATFTAPEAGVYRFRLGAFDPAGEGLPAEVLVMIDEPGDSLPRISPEPTFGGNLLKPVTLDCGADLDADGQAITCLFEQLGGATVFLERLDPARVRFFPLAVGHYRFAVQADDGRLVGPAVELAGSIHDPLGAQVPIVLASAGEGRIGDTITLDGTRSFDANGADRPGYLWYQVNGPRAALGGRSSTLATFAPELPGLYRFGLTADDGRYLGRSALVELEVPPEEVPPIFVGSEVFPSATEVPGLTPDGGTDPDGGVDGGSTDGGGEPDGGPAVDGGADGGTPPVDPQAGCGCQQSGEGGGPLLALLVLALLALPRRRAGVRLFALLLAGSLAGPAAATDPPHGIGEIPSGCAACHVGHQSAGLTLTSVSGNVNLCLSCHDTNAFPLSLGDQATPGTAGTSHRWDAAVDNPTLAANFPTDPEMAIRLEGGATLMCSTCHDQHLQAKRPADARAPATAGFAGRHFLRSENAYGQMCLNCHQVRDLQDAGHGTWTGAALSHPVNVPLPGSCPVGASGSGCSVCASGFSGTPCAAEACLVDAAACGFGTCGISNPPGCSTSACLPTNHHADLDGTCIADESCVPTSCNSVLGACKTNPSGDEIVCDCPVGFADPACAGCSPGYTLTAGTCVGDTCSAQGAACGAGTCATLTADCNLSDCPGGEHHRDVDAVCVPDTACGVGACGDVSGACQATPNGDEYYCDCPLGFADQVCTTCVTGFSGGGGGGAACTADACVTAGNRCGFGDCVGSGVAIEEQACSNNANQGAGQPCVSTSCVSDGTTVGGAIGTDCSDVGTYTLTFSQTFTTQSIDGTAFRLWMRIAADASWDGGTEEYRCTLSGVTGSGTLSFTFSEASLGAGTHGTACTDINFTEQWCWAAAPSAAGTVQLQQGSHTLSCTITGSDVNEFAGFDGIFFTTDTAKTPNDTNTCGGDAAFTAGTCQNWGPNVYDPGTPSCTCDTGYTGAACDQCDAGYIMRNGVCVNTDPCSGVTCQNGGTCFVDAGDNPVCDCVGQWFGLDCTGCSPLACETVECVAGEHHRDSDKVCIPDEDCLASSCNGVSGACQDTPNLDEIDCDCPMGFTGGDCGTCSAGFTGGGGGGATCSALTCTGTPQRCGYGDCSGPAAGTEVQVCANNAAQGAGQPCVSSSCVGDEINLAGAIGTDCSLDTQQGQGTETITLTQTFTTQSPDGTSFKLWMRVSGDDSIEPGEDYDCTLTGVTGVGTLAFSLTKDGMNAGTYGTGCTGLGFTERWCWAAANANGAIQLDRGGHVLSCTISVNNGEGGQERPGFDGIMFTTNTGYVPAESDTCGGDAAFTGGTCQNWGPNQYVPGGYSCTCDTGYTGAACDQCDTGYTLRNGVCVNTDPCSGVVCEHGGTCYVDQNDSAVCDCTGQWFGATCSQCTPVGNYYCQCPAGYAGPNCDACASGYQARNGECRATNPCTGVTCLNGGTCYVDENEQPICDCVGQYYGTSCGVCDLTPAPVCSCQTGYTGPNCDECDIGAGYFPSDGLCVLGDPCGAGPCRTQNFWSRPLDADADGDTVFDVQLPYIKGAVASDSPSPTYLDHAAQAWPDLTGSFVRFTSGANVNQYRQITSSTATRITWGTALSSAPLKGDTFEVDSDGNITNNIVLASGGGSYTTGNVTCLSCHGPHYADSSSVTYDGPITIGAGDGNLLRRDNDDSLCTGCHALKVHNSDNTSTDYGTWGTTFTCRTCHDPHGSRNIYLVNETIQTPNSGAKAVDFRLMTTGVEPYGLATGTGTGPCEVCHTQTQNVGGTPQFRNSDSTPGTAGHYTTKCVSCHGHSGGFAAGESEGGVECNGCHNDLWVRMNGATTTTLGGATIVSRHAIGNVTLVNDSFDPASPDATWANPLDSVAPAARSCTNMCHNDHPHTEGVLTTHENNLYEDARTAASRTATDPAMATDFDGALSTGGGCTSCHQYPVTIGGELHPAISALSYASSAHDYVTGYYNFHDGSSFGRNCTKCHADPDDSSPTESGLPFAAVHYSRYDSLLHGSPIGNNAAASFLCFECHGTGAGKDIQTPLADTRAHPVLSDTVHDSIAEASAAFGDGTYFGANRHVACQDCHDVHEAGATLHSQGTRTLGGDSPLQGVSGVDVDWSGLGAWTEPAGTAYSVIDPVTAEWQICFKCHSDWAWGTGAPGDTLSGGLRTNLALDFNPNNQRMHAVTRDSTMTTGSFVGGWSAGAEITCSDCHNTDDAASDKGPHGSGVNYMLVGGVWDQNTGGTTANNFCHRCHDPSVYGGNNCSQNSTATGFRVAGGDNLHCRRHGGNVACSGCHGMIPHGWQRPYPIVVDTDPLPYRRPTTGYGFATDSNMANWGPSGSWSESDCHNDIGTCG, from the coding sequence GTGGATGCCCTCCAGCTCTCCACGGCCCCCGCTCCCCTCGGCGCCGACATCGAGCTGACCTGCCGGGCGCACGATCCGGACGGTCAGGTCACCCGGGTGCGCTTCGAGGTGAGCGCCGGGACCCTGCCCGGCGGCGTCACCACCCTCGATCTGGATCTCGTCCCCCCCAGCCCCCACACCGCCACCACCGTGGTCTGGACCGCGCCCGCCGCCGCCACCCCCGCGGTCACCGTCGCCTGCTCGGTCTTCGACAGCGGCGGCTTCCTCCCCACCCCTCTCCAGAGCGTGGTCTTCGCCCGGAGCGTGGCCGTGGCCGACGTGCAGCCGGTGGTGGTCACGGAGATCCAGGTGGCCCCCACCCTCATCCGCCCCGGCCAGACCAGCGAGCTCCTCGCGATCACCTCGGCGCCGGTGGGCAGCACTCTGAGCCATGTCTGGAGCGCCTCGGCCGGCACGATCACCGGAGAGGCCGACGCCGATCCCGAGCGGGTCACCTGGACCGCGCCGGTCGTCCTCGGGGCCCAGGAGGTCACGGTGGTCGTGAGCGACACGCTGGGGGTCACCTCCGAGCGCACCGTCGAGGTCGAGGTGGCGTCCGCGATCTTCGGCGCCTCCCTGCCGGTGCCGGCGGGATCGATCACCTTCTTCCCCAACCGGATCATCGACGTCCCCACCGGGGGCGTCTGGGCGTCCGATCCCCGCCGCCGCCAGATCGTCCGCTACACCGAGAGCGGAGCGTTGGCCGCCGTGCTCGCGGCCCGCGGGGTCCCCACCGGCCTCGTGCCGACGTCCGATGGCGGAGTCTGGGTCGCCGATAGCGAGGGCGGGTGGCTCTACCGCCTCGACGCGAGCGGAGGGGTGGTCCAGGCCGCGGGGCAGGGGGCGGGAGAGCTCTCCGGCGCCCTGGATCTGGTGGGGCTCCCGGGCGGCGATCTCCTCGCCCTCGAGTCGACGCCCCCCCGGGTCTCCCGCTACGCCTCAAGCGGGCTGCGCCTCTGGAGGCGCCTGCTGCCCTCGGGCTACCGCCCGATCGCCGCGGGTGTCGACCAGACCAACGGGCACGTCTGGCTCTCCGAGACGCGCTACAGCGTGCTGCTCGAGGTCGACGACCAGGGCTTCGTCCTCGGGACCTTCGGTGTCCAGGGCTCCAACCCGGGCGAGCTGGTCCGGCCGGCGGGGAACCTGCGGCAGGCCGACGGTGAGCGGCTCATCGTCGATGCCTTCCAGAGCGTCCTGGTCGACTTCGCCAGTGACGGGACCTTCCTCGGGACCATCGGGGGGCACGGCCACGTCAGCGGGTTGCTCCACTCGCCCCAGGACGTCGCCGTCGGTCCCTCGGGCCGGATCTGGATCGCCGATGCCGGCAACGGCCGGGTCGTGACCTACCTCCCCCCCACCGGGGTGCAGCCCATCCTCTGCGCCGGGGACGCCGACTGCGACGGTCTCCCCGACGGCTGGGAGGTGCTGAACGGGACGGACCCCAACGACGCGCGGGATGCCTGGGCGGATCCCGACGGCGACGGCCTCGCCAACCTGGACGAGTACTTCAATGGAACCGACCCCTTCGACCCCGACGGCGACGGGGACGGGGTGCCGGACGGGCAGGAGCTGCACGCCGGGCGGAACCCGAACGACGCCAGCGACCAGCTCCCCTGGGTGAGCGTGGAGCCGGTCGTGACGACGCCTCCCCGCTACCTGCGGCTCCAGCCGACGAGCCTCGGGGATCCCACCAACGAGCCCCTCACGCTGCTCTGGCGACAGATCGACGGTCCCGAGCCCGTGGAGCTCCTCGAGGAGCGCAAGGACCACGTGGCGCTGCGGCGAGCGGGCATCTACCACTTCGGGCTCACGGTCTCCGACGCGAGCGCGACCCTCCCCGAGGTCGTCACCGAGATCGAGGTGATGAACCTGCCGCCCTCTCCGGACCTGCGGCCGATCGTCGACGCCATGGTCGGCGAGGCGGTCACCCTCTCGGCGGCCTTCTCCCACGACGCGAACGGCGACCCCTTGAGCTTCCGCTGGAGCCAGCTGGGCGGCCCCGCCGTCGCCCTGAACGATCCGCGCATCGCCGAGGTGACCCTGACCCCAGCGATCAATGGCACCTACGTCTTCGAGGTGGAGGTCACCGACGCCGACGGCCTCTCGGCCACCGGGCGGACCACGCTCCGCGTCGATGGTCCCGGTGCTCGCCTCCCCACGGCCGTGGCGCCGGAGCGGATCGCCGCCCTCGTGGGCGAAGAGGTGATCCTCGACGGAAGCGGCAGCGTCGATCCCGACGGCGACGTCCTGGCGCTGAACTGGGATCAGCTGGAGGGCCCCGTGGTCAGCCTGCAGCGCCCCACCCCGGGCGTCGCCACCTTCACGGCGCCCGAGGCGGGCGTCTACCGCTTCCGCCTCGGGGCCTTCGACCCGGCGGGCGAGGGTCTCCCGGCGGAGGTCCTGGTGATGATCGACGAGCCCGGGGACAGCCTGCCCCGGATCAGCCCGGAGCCGACCTTCGGTGGGAACCTCCTCAAGCCGGTCACCCTGGACTGCGGGGCCGACCTCGACGCCGACGGTCAGGCCATCACCTGCCTCTTCGAACAGCTGGGGGGGGCCACGGTCTTCCTCGAGCGCCTCGATCCGGCGCGGGTGCGCTTCTTCCCCCTCGCCGTGGGTCACTACCGCTTCGCGGTCCAGGCCGACGACGGACGGCTGGTGGGGCCGGCGGTCGAGCTCGCGGGCTCGATCCACGATCCTCTCGGCGCCCAGGTGCCGATCGTGCTGGCCTCGGCCGGTGAGGGTCGCATCGGTGACACGATCACCCTGGACGGCACGCGCAGCTTCGACGCGAACGGCGCCGATCGTCCCGGCTACCTCTGGTACCAGGTCAACGGGCCCCGGGCCGCCCTGGGCGGCCGCAGCTCGACCCTCGCCACCTTCGCTCCCGAGCTGCCGGGCCTCTATCGCTTCGGCCTGACCGCCGACGACGGCCGCTACCTCGGGCGCTCCGCCCTGGTCGAGCTGGAGGTGCCGCCCGAGGAGGTGCCGCCCATCTTCGTCGGCAGCGAGGTCTTCCCCTCTGCCACCGAGGTGCCCGGGCTCACCCCGGACGGCGGGACCGATCCCGACGGTGGCGTCGACGGTGGCTCCACCGACGGTGGCGGCGAGCCCGACGGGGGCCCGGCCGTCGATGGCGGCGCGGACGGCGGCACGCCGCCGGTCGATCCCCAGGCCGGCTGCGGCTGCCAGCAGAGCGGGGAGGGTGGGGGGCCGCTCCTCGCGCTCCTCGTCCTGGCGCTCCTGGCGCTCCCCCGGCGCCGGGCCGGCGTGCGGCTCTTCGCGCTCCTCCTGGCCGGGAGCCTGGCCGGGCCGGCGGCGGCCACCGATCCCCCTCACGGCATCGGCGAGATCCCCTCGGGCTGCGCCGCCTGCCACGTCGGGCACCAGTCAGCGGGGCTCACCCTGACCAGCGTGAGCGGCAACGTGAACCTCTGCCTCTCCTGCCACGACACCAACGCCTTCCCCCTCTCGCTGGGGGATCAGGCGACCCCCGGCACGGCGGGCACCTCCCACCGCTGGGACGCGGCGGTGGACAATCCGACCCTGGCGGCGAACTTCCCCACCGACCCCGAGATGGCAATCCGGCTCGAGGGGGGAGCGACCCTGATGTGCTCGACCTGTCACGATCAGCACCTCCAGGCGAAGCGCCCGGCCGACGCCCGGGCGCCGGCCACCGCGGGCTTTGCCGGCAGGCACTTCCTCCGCTCCGAGAACGCCTACGGGCAGATGTGCCTGAACTGTCACCAGGTTCGCGATCTCCAGGATGCCGGCCACGGCACCTGGACCGGCGCCGCGCTCTCCCACCCGGTGAACGTCCCCCTGCCGGGCTCCTGCCCGGTGGGCGCCTCGGGGAGCGGCTGTTCGGTCTGCGCCAGCGGCTTCTCGGGGACGCCCTGCGCCGCCGAGGCCTGCCTGGTCGACGCCGCAGCCTGCGGCTTCGGCACCTGCGGCATCTCCAACCCCCCGGGCTGCTCGACGAGCGCCTGCCTGCCCACGAACCACCACGCCGATCTCGACGGCACCTGCATCGCCGACGAGAGCTGTGTGCCGACCAGCTGCAACAGCGTCCTGGGCGCCTGCAAGACCAACCCCAGCGGCGACGAGATCGTCTGCGACTGCCCGGTGGGCTTCGCCGATCCGGCCTGCGCGGGCTGCTCGCCGGGGTACACCCTCACCGCCGGGACCTGCGTCGGCGACACCTGCAGCGCCCAGGGGGCCGCCTGTGGCGCCGGCACCTGCGCGACCCTCACCGCCGACTGCAACCTGAGCGACTGCCCCGGGGGAGAGCACCACCGGGACGTCGATGCGGTCTGCGTCCCCGACACCGCCTGCGGAGTCGGCGCCTGCGGGGACGTGAGCGGCGCCTGTCAGGCCACCCCCAACGGCGACGAGTACTACTGTGACTGCCCCCTCGGCTTCGCGGACCAGGTCTGCACGACCTGCGTGACGGGCTTCTCCGGGGGAGGCGGCGGGGGAGCAGCCTGCACCGCCGACGCCTGCGTGACGGCGGGCAACCGCTGCGGCTTCGGTGACTGCGTCGGCAGCGGGGTGGCGATCGAGGAGCAGGCCTGCTCGAACAACGCGAACCAGGGCGCCGGGCAGCCCTGCGTCTCGACCTCCTGCGTGAGCGACGGCACCACCGTGGGGGGCGCCATCGGCACCGACTGCTCCGACGTCGGGACCTACACCCTGACCTTCTCCCAGACCTTCACCACCCAGTCGATCGACGGCACCGCCTTCCGCCTCTGGATGCGGATCGCCGCCGACGCGAGCTGGGACGGGGGCACCGAGGAGTACCGCTGCACGCTCTCCGGGGTCACCGGCTCGGGGACCCTCTCCTTCACCTTCTCCGAGGCCTCCCTCGGCGCCGGCACCCACGGGACCGCCTGCACCGATATCAACTTCACCGAGCAGTGGTGCTGGGCGGCGGCGCCGAGCGCCGCCGGGACGGTCCAGCTCCAGCAGGGCTCCCACACCCTCTCCTGCACCATCACCGGCAGCGACGTCAACGAGTTCGCCGGCTTCGACGGCATCTTCTTCACCACCGACACCGCCAAGACGCCCAACGACACCAACACCTGCGGGGGTGACGCGGCCTTCACCGCCGGGACCTGCCAGAACTGGGGACCGAACGTCTACGACCCGGGCACGCCCTCCTGCACCTGCGACACCGGCTACACCGGCGCCGCCTGCGATCAGTGCGACGCCGGCTACATCATGCGCAACGGCGTCTGCGTGAACACCGATCCCTGCAGCGGCGTGACCTGCCAGAACGGCGGCACCTGCTTCGTCGACGCCGGGGACAACCCGGTCTGCGACTGCGTCGGCCAGTGGTTCGGCCTCGACTGCACCGGCTGCTCACCCCTCGCTTGCGAGACCGTCGAGTGCGTCGCTGGAGAGCACCACCGGGACAGCGACAAGGTCTGCATCCCGGACGAGGACTGCCTGGCCAGCTCCTGCAACGGCGTGTCCGGGGCCTGCCAGGACACCCCGAACCTCGACGAGATCGACTGCGACTGCCCCATGGGCTTCACCGGAGGCGACTGCGGCACCTGCTCCGCGGGCTTCACCGGGGGCGGGGGCGGAGGCGCCACCTGCTCGGCGCTGACCTGCACCGGCACGCCCCAGCGCTGTGGCTACGGCGACTGCAGTGGCCCGGCCGCCGGCACCGAGGTCCAGGTCTGCGCCAACAACGCGGCGCAGGGGGCGGGGCAGCCCTGCGTCTCGAGCTCCTGCGTCGGCGACGAGATCAACCTCGCCGGCGCCATCGGCACCGACTGCAGCCTGGACACCCAGCAGGGCCAGGGCACCGAGACGATCACCCTCACCCAGACCTTCACCACCCAGTCCCCCGACGGCACCAGCTTCAAGCTCTGGATGCGAGTCTCGGGCGACGACAGCATCGAGCCCGGTGAGGACTACGACTGCACCCTCACCGGCGTCACGGGCGTGGGGACGCTGGCGTTCAGCCTCACCAAGGACGGGATGAACGCCGGCACCTATGGCACGGGCTGCACCGGCCTGGGCTTCACCGAGCGCTGGTGCTGGGCGGCCGCGAACGCCAACGGCGCCATCCAGCTCGATCGGGGGGGGCACGTCCTCTCCTGCACGATCTCGGTGAACAACGGGGAGGGCGGCCAGGAGCGGCCGGGCTTCGACGGCATCATGTTCACGACGAACACCGGCTACGTCCCGGCGGAGTCCGACACCTGCGGAGGTGACGCCGCCTTCACCGGAGGGACCTGCCAGAACTGGGGTCCGAACCAGTACGTGCCCGGCGGCTACAGCTGCACCTGCGACACCGGCTACACCGGGGCCGCCTGCGATCAGTGCGACACCGGCTACACCCTGCGCAACGGGGTCTGCGTGAACACCGATCCCTGCAGCGGCGTGGTCTGCGAGCACGGGGGCACCTGCTACGTCGACCAGAACGACAGCGCGGTCTGCGACTGCACCGGCCAGTGGTTCGGGGCGACCTGCTCCCAGTGCACCCCCGTGGGCAACTACTACTGCCAGTGCCCGGCGGGCTACGCCGGCCCGAACTGCGATGCGTGCGCCAGCGGCTACCAGGCCCGCAACGGGGAGTGCCGCGCCACGAACCCCTGCACCGGGGTCACCTGCCTCAACGGAGGGACCTGCTACGTCGACGAGAACGAGCAGCCCATCTGCGACTGCGTCGGGCAGTACTACGGCACGAGCTGCGGGGTCTGCGACCTGACCCCGGCGCCGGTCTGCTCCTGCCAGACGGGCTACACCGGACCCAACTGCGACGAGTGCGACATCGGCGCCGGCTACTTCCCCTCGGACGGCTTGTGCGTCCTGGGCGATCCTTGCGGCGCCGGCCCCTGCCGGACGCAGAACTTCTGGTCCCGGCCCCTCGACGCCGACGCCGACGGCGACACCGTCTTCGACGTCCAGCTGCCCTACATCAAGGGGGCGGTCGCCAGCGACAGCCCCTCGCCGACCTACCTGGACCACGCGGCCCAGGCCTGGCCCGACCTGACGGGAAGCTTCGTGCGCTTCACCAGCGGCGCGAACGTGAATCAGTACCGGCAGATCACCTCCTCCACCGCGACCCGGATCACCTGGGGGACCGCCCTCTCGAGCGCGCCCTTGAAGGGAGACACCTTCGAGGTCGACTCCGACGGCAACATCACCAACAACATCGTCCTGGCCAGCGGCGGCGGCTCGTACACCACCGGGAACGTCACCTGCCTCTCCTGTCACGGACCGCACTACGCCGACTCCAGCAGCGTCACCTACGACGGCCCGATCACCATCGGCGCCGGCGACGGGAACCTCCTGCGGCGGGACAACGACGATTCGCTCTGCACCGGCTGCCACGCCCTCAAGGTCCACAACAGCGACAACACCTCCACCGACTACGGCACCTGGGGTACGACCTTCACCTGCCGCACCTGCCACGACCCCCACGGCAGCCGGAACATCTACCTGGTCAACGAGACCATCCAGACCCCGAACAGCGGCGCGAAGGCCGTGGACTTCCGGCTGATGACGACCGGGGTAGAGCCCTACGGCCTGGCCACGGGCACCGGCACCGGCCCCTGCGAGGTCTGCCACACCCAGACCCAGAACGTGGGAGGCACTCCGCAGTTCCGGAACTCGGACAGCACCCCGGGCACCGCGGGGCACTACACGACCAAGTGCGTGAGCTGCCACGGCCACTCCGGAGGCTTCGCCGCCGGCGAGTCGGAGGGCGGCGTCGAGTGCAACGGCTGCCACAACGATCTCTGGGTGCGGATGAACGGCGCGACCACCACGACCCTGGGCGGGGCGACCATCGTCAGCCGCCACGCCATCGGGAACGTCACGCTGGTCAACGACAGCTTCGATCCCGCCAGCCCCGACGCCACCTGGGCCAACCCCCTGGACTCGGTCGCGCCTGCGGCGCGCAGCTGCACCAACATGTGCCACAACGACCACCCCCACACCGAGGGAGTCCTGACCACCCACGAGAACAACCTCTACGAGGACGCCCGCACCGCGGCGAGCCGCACCGCCACCGACCCGGCCATGGCCACCGACTTCGACGGGGCCCTCTCGACCGGCGGCGGCTGCACCTCCTGCCACCAATACCCGGTGACCATCGGCGGTGAGCTGCACCCGGCCATCTCGGCCCTCTCCTACGCCAGCAGCGCCCACGACTACGTCACGGGCTATTACAACTTCCACGACGGCTCGAGCTTCGGCCGCAACTGCACGAAGTGCCACGCCGATCCCGACGACAGCTCGCCCACCGAGAGCGGCCTGCCCTTCGCGGCGGTGCACTACTCCCGCTACGATTCGCTCCTCCACGGCAGCCCCATCGGCAACAACGCGGCGGCGAGCTTCCTCTGCTTCGAGTGCCATGGCACCGGCGCCGGCAAGGACATCCAGACACCTCTCGCCGACACCAGGGCCCACCCGGTCCTCTCGGACACGGTCCACGACAGCATCGCCGAGGCCTCGGCCGCCTTCGGCGACGGCACCTACTTCGGGGCGAACCGGCACGTGGCCTGCCAGGACTGCCACGACGTCCACGAGGCCGGCGCGACCCTCCACTCCCAGGGCACCCGCACCCTCGGAGGCGACAGCCCCCTCCAGGGGGTCAGCGGGGTCGACGTCGACTGGAGCGGCCTGGGGGCCTGGACCGAGCCGGCGGGTACCGCCTACTCCGTGATCGATCCGGTCACCGCCGAGTGGCAGATCTGCTTCAAGTGCCACTCCGACTGGGCCTGGGGCACCGGAGCGCCCGGCGACACCCTCTCGGGCGGCCTGCGCACCAACCTGGCCCTCGACTTCAACCCGAACAACCAGCGGATGCACGCCGTCACCCGGGACAGCACGATGACCACGGGCTCCTTCGTGGGCGGCTGGTCCGCCGGGGCCGAGATCACCTGTTCGGACTGCCACAACACCGATGATGCGGCGAGCGACAAGGGCCCCCACGGTTCGGGGGTGAACTACATGCTCGTGGGGGGGGTCTGGGATCAGAACACCGGCGGGACCACCGCCAACAACTTCTGTCACCGCTGCCACGATCCGAGCGTCTACGGTGGGAACAACTGCAGCCAGAACTCGACCGCCACCGGCTTCCGGGTGGCCGGCGGCGACAACCTGCACTGCCGGCGGCACGGGGGGAACGTGGCGTGCTCGGGGTGCCACGGGATGATCCCCCACGGCTGGCAGCGGCCCTACCCGATCGTGGTCGACACCGATCCGCTGCCCTACCGCAGGCCGACCACCGGCTACGGATTTGCGACCGACAGCAACATGGCCAACTGGGGACCGAGTGGCAGCTGGTCCGAGAGCGACTGCCACAACGACATTGGAACTTGCGGCTAG